CTTATTGATCGAAAGAGGCGTCCCGAAGCATGAGATATTGTTTTGCCTCGCCGGATATTACAATTATCCTTTTACCGAGTACGATGAAAGCGTGTCAGCTTCTTATTTTCTGACAATGCGCCTGAACATGGAAAAGCTTAAGACCGCGCTCTGGTTCCCGCTTTCGGTAAGACAAAACAAGGCTGAGGTCATCGCATACGCCCCGGATGGTCCGGCAATTATTGAAGACATCAAAAGGACGCTGAGAGTTGAGGACATTGAATTTATTATCGCCCTCCCCTCTGACATCATCAGGATCATCGAGCACAGCTTTGATGTAAATCCCGGGTTCCCGCCTCCGGCAGGCAGGACGCCGCTTGCAAAGGTCAGGACGTTCCTTGCGGAAAGACGCTCCCTGTACGCGTGTCACAGGACATCGCTCGCAAAGGGACGGACTGGGCTTGCCTTTCTTCGCACCGGGATATCTTTCATGACCATTTCAATGGTGCTTTTGAGGATCTTCGGCGCGGGGTATTTAAACATAATTGAGGCGATACTTTTCGTTGCGGGAATCGTGATTGCGGTAGACGGAATTATCTGGTATCTGCCCGCAAGAAAAACCGGCAAGAATATAACCGGCTGCTCCTCAACGGAGCCGACATGGGGAACGACGGTGCTTCAAGCGCATGATGCTGAAAAAAATCCGCGCTTCACACGCTCCGGCGTTGTGCAGGATGCGGACAAACTGCGCGCGGGATGGGAAAATCTGTCCCCGGTAATGAGGAGGAGATTTCTTGCAAGCGACAGGACTGACATGGCCGAGGAGAGGACTACCCTTGCCTGTTTCAGGACGCTCATGGCGCGGGCGCGCACGGGGCTTGCATTTACGCGCACGGGTGTTGCATTTACCGGACTGGGCATCGCGCTGCTAAGACAATTCCATGAAGGCCCCTGGACGATATTTGACGCGGCCCTCGTTTTGATCGGGACATTAATGGCCATGGAAGGTTTTTACTGGTACTTCCCCGGCAGGCACGCTGGCATGGAAGGATTTAGATCAGTGAAGAAGGCAGGCACAAATCAGAGCATATGGGATTTTGTTTTTCCTCCCGCGATCAATCAACCCGGTTCTCAATACGAACATTTCCCGCCTGTAAAAGCAGCTCACGCCCCGGGCATATGGGCGACAACGGGCCTCGCGCTTGAAAGGACGCTGCTCGCTGACAGGCGTAATGTTATGGCAAGGCTCCGCACGGTCATGGCGCGGTCGAGAACAGGGCTGGCGTTTATCAGGACAGGGATGAGCATATCCGCGGTCGGCATGGGGCTTATGGTTTATTTCGGCGTTGCTAATATCGCATGGACGATATTTAATGCCGCCTTGATATTGACCGGATTAGCATTTATTGCAGACGGCCTTTACTGGCATATTCCCGCTGAGAAAACAAAACAGCAATTCCCGTACTGTTTCGGAGATATGGAGATCAGTGTCCCGGACTACGGCAAGCCTGTACGCGGATGGGGGAAGGTGGTTTTCAACAATGATAACGACGGCTGAAATAACTGTGGACAAGAGATTTCACATACTTCTGAATTGGGGCGTTATAACAAAAGAGCAGCTCGCTGATGCCGAAAGGACAGCCGCTGCGAGAAGCATTGACCTTGAAAAGGTCCTCATCAGGGAATACGGCATTCCGCACCAAACAGTATTGAACGCGCTTTCAGAATATTATAAATGCCCTTCCGCCGAATACGATGAAAGGCTGCCTGTTCCTCCTGAACTTTTGTCCGGCCTGGACGGAGAACGGCTTTCCATAAGCCAGTGGTTCCCGATCATCAAAGAAGGAGACACCGCTGTCATAGCCGCAAATAATCCCGAAGACCCCGTGGTGATCGAGGAAGTCAGGAAATATATCAAGGCAGAGAGATATGAGATCCGCGTGGCACTCGGCGAGGACATACAATGGTTCATACAGGACTTCCTCCACGCAAAGCCCGGCCTGCTCATAGGCACTGAAAGGACCGGACTTGCATACTGGCGCAATACCATGGCTCACTGGAGGACGAGGCTCGCGTGTTACAGGACCGACCTTGCAGCAGCAAAGACCGACCTTGCATTTCTCAGGTGGGGGCTCGGCCTTATCGCGATATCCGACACCCTTATCCGCACGCATAAGTACGAATCGCTTTTATATTTTTACTGGCTCATGATCGCGGCGGGTTTTTCGCTCGCAGTCTTCGGCCTGCGCGGTTATCTTAAAATTCGTCGGACAAGGTTGAAGCCTCCCGGACACTATACGCTCGTTGAGGTGACCGCGGCAATCCTGAATTTCCTTGAGAACTATCACTTCATCGAACAAGCAGGATTTCAGTCAGTGACAAAAAAGACCATGCTGGCGCGTCTCGGAGATTTTCTTGCCGACTACTGCACCATCCTTTATCCATCGCCCGCAAGCAGGGAGCGCACGCATCTCGCGCGTGAGAGAAACGTCCTCGCGGGGCACCGCACCGTGGCCGCGTGTTACCGGACCATTTACGCCAGGGCAAGGACAGGGCTTGCCTTTATAAGGACAGGCGTTACCTTTATGAGCGTCGGGCTTGGACTCATGCGTTATTTTGGATTCAGCTTCCTGACGATGTTCGATTCCCTGCTTGTTATAATGGGGATATTAATGCTCGTTGACGGCGCGTTGTGGTACCTGCCCGTGAGAAAGGAGCAGTCTGAGATACCGCGATGCCCCGTGCCGCAACAGGTGATAAAATCCTGATATGAGAATTGAACGCAAGATCATACTTTCCGATACATTCAAGCTCGTGCTGATCGTCCTGATAGGCATATTCGCCCTTCAGAATATCAATCTCGTGCTCACGAAACTCCGTTTTGTCGAGATCGCTGACGACCTCAACGCGTCGTTCCTTGAGATGAGGCTTTCAGAAAAGAATTTTTTCCTTTACAAAGACGAAAAGGCGCTCCCCGATATCAGGACGAAGATAAACAAGACCATGCGGACTATAGAGCTTGCACAGAAAGACGTGGTGCGCGCCGTAGGTGAAGAAAATCTCCAGACGCTAAGGCTGTACCTGAAAAATTATTCGGATGTCGTGGAGGAGATCGGAAAAAGCAATAACCGGGACGCCGGGCTGGAAATAAAACTCCGGACCGAGGGAAGGAAATTAAAAGAATTCTCAGAGAACATCGCCCACATCGAGAGGTTGAGTGTCAACGACATCTTTTCAAGATCGAAAAGGATTCTGTTCTACTGCTTTGTGGCCATATTTTTGTCCGCCATCGTGGTGAGCCATTTTCTCTCACAGAAGATCGTGAGGTCCCTGCGGGAAATTGAAAATCTTGCAAAGACCATATCAGAGGGAAAGTTCGATACGATCGAAGGCATAAATACACGGGATGAACTGGGTTCAGTTATTACAGCCATCAACTCCATGTCCGATGAGCTCAGGCACCGCGAGGAGCAGATCATCCAGTCCAAGAAACTCGCGTCCCTCGGAGTCCTCACCGCTGGAGTAGCGCATGAATTGACGAACCCGGTCAATAATATCTCGATGATCGCACAGACTTATGCGGAGCTGTATGACAAGCTGAGCAGGGAGCAAAGAATAGAATTCATGACCAGGATTGACGGCGAGACAGACCGGGTCAAAAATATTGTGAAAAACCTCCTCGACTTTTCAAAGCCCAAGGAGGCGGAACTTGAAGAGACTGACATCAATACAGTTATACATAAGACGCTCCTTCTCATGCAGAATACGCTTGACGTCTATAATATTGAGACAAAATTAAACCTGAAAGACGGACTCCCCCGTGTTTTTATTGACGGCCATCAAATACAGCAGGTGCTCGTAAATCTTATCACCAACGCCGTGCAGGCAATGCCAAATGGAGGAAAAATTATTATTGCATCAAGGACCGGGGCCAGCAAAGACCACATTGAAATAACGGTCATGGATTCGGGAAAAGGGATCCCGCCTGAATACCTGCCGCATATTTTTGACCCGTTCTTCAGCACCAAGGGAGAGGGAGGGACCGGGCTCGGGCTTTCGGTTAGTTACGGAATAATAAAAAATCATAAAGGCGAGATCAGAGTGGCAAGCAAGGTAGGTGTCGGCACCACTTTTACGATTGATCTGCCGGTCAATAAAAAACAGGAGGAGATAAATGTCTGATCACAGGATCATGGTTATTGACGACGAGAAGATCGTCTGCGACATGGCAAAGATGTCCCTTGAGCAGGAGGGATATTCGGTTGAGACTTTTTTGAACGCGGAGCCTGCGCTTGCAAGATTGAAGGAGACCAGCTTCAACGTAGTTGTAACGGATTACAAGATGAAGGGCATAGACGGGATGGAAGTGCTGAGGACGGTGAAGAAACTCTATCCGGAAACAAAGGTCATCATGATTACCGCGTTTGCAAATCTTGACACTGCGATAGAGGCCTTGCGCGGGGACGTGCATGACTTCTTTCCCAAGCCGGTAAAGATAAAGGAGCTGAAGGCCTCCATAGGGCGCGCGCTGGTGAAACAATAATCAAGAGACCCTGAAACAAGTTCAGGGTGACACAATGTCTCTGACTGTCATGCTGAACCTTGTGCTGAACTTGATTCGTATTGTTTCAGCATATCTTGGTACAGGTTAGATTATAAATATGAAAAGCTTTTTCGAACACCTGAAATCCATTCTGGAATCTCACACAAAGCGGCCGGGCAGCGTCCTGTCCTTCAAGGACACTTTTGACAGTTTCAGGGAAGTGCTTGACAGTAACAACAGGGCGCTTGAACTTATCACGGACATGGGCGAGAAGCTTGGTGGGGATTACCTCTTTGATATAAATTACATAAAAAGCTCTTACTCGGACTTATATTCTGCAATGTCACAATCCGTGCGGAGCTTTGATGCGCTTACTGCAGGCAAGTACGCTGAGCTCCATGACGTGTTCAGCCGCATTGATAACAGGACCAAGGGCATGATATTCGATATAACTTCGGCAACCACGGAAATTACCGCCTTCTACGAAGATATCACATGGGACATGTCAGGTGAGATCGGCGGGAAAAACGCAAACCTCTCCGAACTGAAAAATTATCTTAAGCTCAATGTCCCTGACGCCTTTGCCGTGACAACTCATGCCTTTGATGAATTAGTCGAGCACAACGGGTTAAGGCACAAGATCGGAGCACTCTCTGAAAATGAAGTCAACGGGCAGGCGCTTAAGGAAATACGGGAGACGATCTTAAATGCGGAAATCCCGGCCTCTGTTTACAGCGCCATTTACAGCGCCGTCAGGAAGCTCAAGGCGAGATGCGGGCCGGAGTGTTTTCTTGCCGTGAGGAGCAGCGCTACCGAGGAGGACAGCGAATTTTCATTCGCCGGCCAGTTCGAGACAATATTAAATGTACCTTTGGAAAGCCGGGAAGTCATGGAGGCTTATAAAAAAGTTGCCGCGAGCCTGTTCTCGGCAAAGACTGCGGCTTATTTGAAACAGATGGGATTCGACATCAGGAATATCAAAATGGCGGCGGCCTGCGTGGTAATGGTGGATGCGGCGGTCAGCGGCGTAATTTATTCATCAAACCCTGCCGGAGACAGCGGGACACTCATAATAAATGCAAACTGGGGACTGGGCACCACTGTCGTTGAAGGACAGGCGGACGCAGACCTTTATCTTGTGAAAAAAGGAGTCATTCCCGAGATCATCGAAGAGAAAACCGGCTCTAAAGAATTCATGGCCGTCAACATTAAAGAAGGCGGCACAAGCAAGGTGAAGACCCCTGAGGGCATGAGGACAACCCCCTGCCTGACAACAGAGCAGGCGCTGGAGCTTGCTGTTCAGGCCATGAGGATCGAGAGGCATTTCAGAAAGCCGCAGGACATCGAGTGGGCGATTGACAAGAACGGAAAG
This window of the Nitrospirota bacterium genome carries:
- a CDS encoding DUF202 domain-containing protein, with the translated sequence MFIHEKFDRLIKRGFLSEADLYGTAEESKSSGKYPEDLLIERGVPKHEILFCLAGYYNYPFTEYDESVSASYFLTMRLNMEKLKTALWFPLSVRQNKAEVIAYAPDGPAIIEDIKRTLRVEDIEFIIALPSDIIRIIEHSFDVNPGFPPPAGRTPLAKVRTFLAERRSLYACHRTSLAKGRTGLAFLRTGISFMTISMVLLRIFGAGYLNIIEAILFVAGIVIAVDGIIWYLPARKTGKNITGCSSTEPTWGTTVLQAHDAEKNPRFTRSGVVQDADKLRAGWENLSPVMRRRFLASDRTDMAEERTTLACFRTLMARARTGLAFTRTGVAFTGLGIALLRQFHEGPWTIFDAALVLIGTLMAMEGFYWYFPGRHAGMEGFRSVKKAGTNQSIWDFVFPPAINQPGSQYEHFPPVKAAHAPGIWATTGLALERTLLADRRNVMARLRTVMARSRTGLAFIRTGMSISAVGMGLMVYFGVANIAWTIFNAALILTGLAFIADGLYWHIPAEKTKQQFPYCFGDMEISVPDYGKPVRGWGKVVFNNDNDG
- a CDS encoding response regulator: MSDHRIMVIDDEKIVCDMAKMSLEQEGYSVETFLNAEPALARLKETSFNVVVTDYKMKGIDGMEVLRTVKKLYPETKVIMITAFANLDTAIEALRGDVHDFFPKPVKIKELKASIGRALVKQ
- a CDS encoding type II secretion protein — translated: MITTAEITVDKRFHILLNWGVITKEQLADAERTAAARSIDLEKVLIREYGIPHQTVLNALSEYYKCPSAEYDERLPVPPELLSGLDGERLSISQWFPIIKEGDTAVIAANNPEDPVVIEEVRKYIKAERYEIRVALGEDIQWFIQDFLHAKPGLLIGTERTGLAYWRNTMAHWRTRLACYRTDLAAAKTDLAFLRWGLGLIAISDTLIRTHKYESLLYFYWLMIAAGFSLAVFGLRGYLKIRRTRLKPPGHYTLVEVTAAILNFLENYHFIEQAGFQSVTKKTMLARLGDFLADYCTILYPSPASRERTHLARERNVLAGHRTVAACYRTIYARARTGLAFIRTGVTFMSVGLGLMRYFGFSFLTMFDSLLVIMGILMLVDGALWYLPVRKEQSEIPRCPVPQQVIKS
- a CDS encoding HAMP domain-containing protein, giving the protein MRIERKIILSDTFKLVLIVLIGIFALQNINLVLTKLRFVEIADDLNASFLEMRLSEKNFFLYKDEKALPDIRTKINKTMRTIELAQKDVVRAVGEENLQTLRLYLKNYSDVVEEIGKSNNRDAGLEIKLRTEGRKLKEFSENIAHIERLSVNDIFSRSKRILFYCFVAIFLSAIVVSHFLSQKIVRSLREIENLAKTISEGKFDTIEGINTRDELGSVITAINSMSDELRHREEQIIQSKKLASLGVLTAGVAHELTNPVNNISMIAQTYAELYDKLSREQRIEFMTRIDGETDRVKNIVKNLLDFSKPKEAELEETDINTVIHKTLLLMQNTLDVYNIETKLNLKDGLPRVFIDGHQIQQVLVNLITNAVQAMPNGGKIIIASRTGASKDHIEITVMDSGKGIPPEYLPHIFDPFFSTKGEGGTGLGLSVSYGIIKNHKGEIRVASKVGVGTTFTIDLPVNKKQEEINV